In Glycine soja cultivar W05 chromosome 10, ASM419377v2, whole genome shotgun sequence, the genomic stretch cttagaagagtaatttttaattagtaaaggtttaggaataattaattcaaccccctccttcttaattattctgaggccactcgatccaacatttgTCAGGGACATGTCCTGAACTAATTATTTCATCATATATTTTGATAGCATCATCAACCTGCATTCCCTTCCTCCCACAAAAGGCAATTATCAAATACTTGTATGTACTCCTACTTGGGCTATAACCATCAACTTTCATCTCTTTGAAACAATTCATGGCCATCTCAGTCAGACTTGTTCGGCCGTAAAGCATGATCATAATTGTCCATGTTTCTGATGTTATTGAATAACTATTTCTTCTCATTTCAAAGAACAGGATGCGCACGTGCTTGAAATCTTTGTTGCACCTTGCAATTTTGATTGCCATGTTGTACGATTCTGCAGTGTGTTGATATCCAGTTTACTTTCCCACCCATGAAAAGAATTTTAGGACAGAGCTACCATGCATATTGCAACTTTGCAATATCCCTATAACAAGTTCTCGGGAGAACTGAATGGTGCTTTTCTCCAATTTTTCTTGGATTAAGGACCGATGTGTAGAGGAAGAAAGAATCCTACACATTTCGTTAACATCTTGGTTGTTGTAAGACTTAAGATTTGGGTGTATTGAGGAATAATCTATTTCTAACTTGGATTGGTCAAATTTAACACCCTCTTCCACCTCAATTCTAAATGATACTTCTTTGTCTGACTCCTTGAACTTTTCAAGATCAAGAGTAGATGCTTTATGCATCTACTTGATTTTCTCTATACAGTAAGCTCTCCCTTGTTTTCCATGTAAGTTATAACCAAACCAAACagtttgtcttgaattttaatcttggaAGCCTGCATTTCTAGCAATACTTTGACATTGTCATCTGTCTACGAAGCCTTGCAAAGCTCTTTAATGAATGTTGCATATGATTTCCAAGTGGGCTTGATGCCTTGGCACTCCATACTCTTACCCTGTGTTTGGATGGGGAAATTTAACCAGGTAAAGTATTTCAACAGAGATATTAAATTGCCTTTCAATAATCTAATATGTTTGGATGgggtattttaaaagtaattaaaatgctGTCATTTTTACaaagtattttaatatactaatttgagagaatttgaaattctcattaaaaagcaaagaaattaaaattcctcCCCGTATCCCTCTCTCAGCACACCAcacgttctctctctctcatcgcACGCTGCACACCACgagctctctctccctctcagcACACCATCAcaagctctctctctctttccctctCAGCAGCGTCACGAGCTACCACTCCCTCTCCGTGGCTTTTCTTCCTCTCGCTGGTAAGTTCCTCTTTCCCTCGtcatctctgtttttttttttcaactttatgtttgtttgattttgatttcatttttgtagttataagggttgcttattttttttatttatgtttcgttttctattttatttatttcgttTCCGTGATTTTGATATGTTGGTGGGTGTGAATTGAATGGATTTGGAGTTGAGATAGATTGTGAGCACCATATGTTTGTGAATATGCGTcaaagagaaatagagaaacaaatctatttaaatttcttgaactGTATGATTTTCTGGGGGTTCAAGGGAATTGGTTTATTTGGCATTTTGGTTATTTATTGATGGGGTTCAAGGGATTACATGCTTACAAGTATGTTCATAGGGAAAGTTTTGATTGACAGAGATTAATTTGTGTCCTAGAACTGGCTAAGGTCACGGAAGCAAGCAGGGCTTCATTAGTTTATCCTTTGTCAAGTTGGTATGCAAATCCGCTGGCTTGTTTAACTGTGTCTGCATAATAAGTTCATGAGCTTTTTCTGTTGAAGCAGTGTCTACATAATAGTATGATTGGTGTTGGTTGGGAGTTGATACATTTTAAGCATATAACATATATGAGGGGAAGATGATATAGAGGGATTTATCAGAGGTATGAGACAGTTTGTAAGCTGGTCACACTTGGAACAATTGTTTAGCCTAATACACCAAATTGAACTAGTAGTGGATCTAGAACCTAGGTTAAggaaacaatttatttaaaaaactgtggattttgccaaaaaaaaactatggaATGATATTTATCTATTCTTTAGGCTTTTGTAAGGGATTATTTACCCTTAGAGACAGCTTCAGAACCTGTGGGGATGTGAGTTACCTTGAGTGGAGAGTGTTTCTTGCAGAATGACAAGAGCATCAAACCCAAGAACTCTAGAACTGAATCAGCAGGTTTGGAGCTTTCAAGCACCAAGATCCTCACTAAGATGTAGGTTGGAATTTGGTTCTCCACCATGATGATGTCCCTTATGATGACATCCTTGGTTAGCTTCACACCACTTAGCTGAACTTGGTCTTGTAATCTTGTCATGAAGGAACCAGACACTTCCTCATTGAGATAATTGTGGAAGAAATCCAATAAGAACAAACCGTCAATGGCTATGATGTATAATAAGGTATCTTTCTTGAAGTCTAAGTATTTGTGGTAACTAGCACGGATGAAGACAAATCTTGTCCTTGATGTATAATAAATGCACAAGATTTCAAGTTTAGGTCTATGTCGCTAGCTAATGTTTATAATGATTAAGACTTGTGATAACAGTTTATCGAAAGTGATGGAAGGTCACCTGAATTACCAACCATACTGAATAGGATAGACAAGTGCCAAAAGCAAGAAAAGAACCAGAAATTTTAGTGGGAGACACATTGTGTGGCTTTATAATATTTGGCATCAGGTTGACATGCGTTGACCAGATGTGAATCTCAATGTTCTTATAGAAGGTGAGCATCATCGCTCCACCTATTCCCATTACAGTACCAACCACCTTGGCCTTTCCTGCTGATGTTCCCATGTTCAACCTTTCCAATCTGAGAATATATAgcacaagttaaaattaaaatatgactaATGTCTTTTGTAGGAGTATCATTTGTTGTCGATTTTATTTTGGGGAATATTTTTTagatgtgtgtgtatatatatatatatatatatatatatatatatatatataagataaaagtTGAGAGATGAAgataaatgtataaaatatcGAATTGAGGGGGTTAAGAATTAGATATTTATACAATAGAATAGGGACTAGTTTAAGAGAAAGGGTGTATATGAAGTGAGAACAAGTAGCCTACCCAAAGCAGAGAGCTAAGATAAACCAGGAATGAGGTTGCATATTGTCGTAGCATATGTTGCACTTGCCAAAGAAATTGCTGCCActaataaattttgttgtatGGATGCCCTGATGTTGCAACAAGTAATGCCAAATTCAAATTTAGTGTATGCATCATGCATGTACTAAAAATTTCATTTAGTACTGTATTCATTTTCTCTGCCTTCCAATTatatattgtattatatttgaCAGAGGAAGCATTTAAGttgttaattgattaattaaccaTACTCATAGGGTCTATGCATAAAGAAACACACTATCACGATacaaaacttagatacaatTTTATAGatattgtttgtatttttctctaattataatttgagttttatttcaataatttacgTGATAAAAAGTTTGCATGCATACCACTGaaataaaactctaattttgattaaaaaaacaaataaataacagTTAAGAAACTGTATATAGATTTTGtcctaattttgattaaaatcgtagtttttttaattattttttgtgttattttttaattggaatTGAAATTTTCCTTTGATTGATTTATATTGACCTGTCATATAGACTTTTATTACTACGTCAATCACTAAGATAaaactcaattttaattttaattcacaaTACTTTTAAGTCTTTCACATTATGGTCATGTGCCCACAGTAAATGCAATTGCTGTCTTGATTTGCCTCTCTAATCTTGTGCCGATAAACTAAGGAAGGTGACAGATTATCTCAGGCTCTTCAATTCCATCCTTCATTAATTACTAGTTTATAAAGGTGAAATAAATTTCTATTACTATTTGTAAATACAATTTAATGTAAGccttccaaaaaataaaacaatttaatgtagttttagtctttttaaaattgttaatttaccCATCAGAAATACcatgcatgaatttctaaaaCACGTGATTCACACTACAGTTTCATTGTTACCCATGTTGTCATTGTTTTGTGATCAAGTTACACATTTGTATTTGTAGGCCCAAAATAGCTTTTGGTACAAGCGTTAACTTGGTCTAGTCTAATATCAATATATACACAGGGAGAGAAAAGAACAAGACATGATTTAATAGTATCATTGTTTTTAGTTGATCATCTTTGTATTGCACTAGTATCATTGTTTTACATCTTTTACCtagatatttgttttaa encodes the following:
- the LOC114371357 gene encoding uncharacterized protein LOC114371357, yielding MGTSAGKAKVVGTVMGIGGAMMLTFYKNIEIHIWSTHVNLMPNIIKPHNVSPTKISGSFLAFGTCLSYSVWTRFVFIRASYHKYLDFKKDTLLYIIAIDGLFLLDFFHNYLNEEVSGSFMTRLQDQVQLSGVKLTKDVIIRDIIMVENQIPTYILVRILVLESSKPADSVLEFLGLMLLSFCKKHSPLKVTHIPTGSEAVSKGK